From a single Nakaseomyces glabratus chromosome F, complete sequence genomic region:
- a CDS encoding uncharacterized protein (CAGL0F07975g~Ortholog(s) have cytoplasm localization), with translation MSTSTSYARHISFDDLAPSLIDDQAKIIRETSQHIGFYNHFIKVPPQYNPAYRNAVGSGDASPLRQQNHELDSRKLTSKLDGMHLAPRGRSALGTSNRSRSVSPFIHSPKVTNAPRLPPPPEQKILKMKEIKVDEPVEIEDIDISDVDPNLEKHIKKVTESNTQTNSGSNHGYTQNAFSNLNELEDRIDVKNNKTSQPPVGEEKKRSKSFAGMTDAELAQLEDFYTSQARSTSVSNQMNNFDFGKQIPVFFDDSKKNNNVNANLALESLAAIYPTRPTITYKSMSLNSQHPEYTAFMKKMRKHVPCREKEHTIDYRTIMCYISGRRYTWSSVDWYIENVAADGDHLVIVSRVPEFEKELETLCNQEKRKSKLQQRNSDRSDRISVYSESHTLSSTPSSDPDAVTPSTIGFRAEAIRDRAREVCRELLDYYAYRLKDKITKITVEIVKSDSTKDAITGAAGVYAPNFQIISTVSTNTQIKFRNGNVKLPFFVLKHYPMPTFLIPFEFIDPSLLDKDYLSPESHGSVKVSYVDDYERVDLDSRLTWLDQVIKKTTKNPYAQNSDKPIDPICDSDSEAESVASFTGDLPIQDKKRYEEFEHLGYVMPAPMRQLLAKRSKLVYDIDGKRLAPDNTSRGSGRSSRLYLNDGGMYRVKSMVDSVQTSETDGENDRSKMNQNTLNNTGIRKVKSSGGPIFLTPPMPGSTNRPPKGRKHSDTSLKKAKSHDPTSKSSTPLSLPRASSNGKSKKTDSSKNSSSSSSKKSIGSMFKKVFW, from the coding sequence ATGTCCACAAGCACATCATATGCGAGGCATATCTCGTTTGATGATTTGGCCCCATCGCTCATTGACGACCAAGCGAAGATCATAAGGGAAACTAGTCAACACATTGGGTTTTACAATCACTTCATCAAGGTACCACCACAGTATAACCCAGCGTATAGGAATGCGGTAGGGAGTGGTGATGCGAGTCCCTTAAGACAACAGAACCACGAGTTAGACAGCCGCAAGCTGACTAGTAAGCTCGATGGTATGCACTTGGCCCCACGCGGAAGATCTGCACTTGGGACTAGTAACAGGAGCAGAAGTGTGTCGCCATTTATACACTCGCCAAAGGTAACTAATGCACCGAGATTGCCACCTCCACCGGAACAGAAAATTCtgaaaatgaaagagaTCAAAGTTGATGAGCCTGTAGAGATAGAAGATATAGATATTAGTGATGTTGATCCTAACCTCGAGAAGCACATTAAAAAAGTCACTGAAAGTAACACACAAACGAATTCAGGTTCCAATCATGGATATACACAAAATGCATTCTCGAATTTAAACGAATTGGAGGATAGAATAGATGTTAAGAACAATAAGACCTCACAACCACCAGTAggtgaagaaaagaaaaggtcAAAATCTTTTGCAGGAATGACAGATGCAGAATTGGCACAACTGGAGGATTTCTATACATCTCAAGCTCGTTCGACTTCTGTTTCGAACCAGATGAACAATTTTGATTTCGGTAAGCAAATTCCTGTGTTTTTCGATGATTCtaagaaaaataacaatGTAAATGCAAACTTGGCTTTGGAGTCGCTGGCGGCTATTTACCCGACAAGGCCAACTATTACTTATAAATCGATGTCACTGAATTCACAACATCCAGAATATACGGCtttcatgaaaaaaatgagaaaGCACGTACCTTGTCGAGAAAAAGAACATACTATAGATTACCGAACTATTATGTGCTACATTTCTGGTAGAAGATATACTTGGTCAAGTGTGGATTGGTATATCGAAAATGTGGCTGCTGATGGTGATCATCTGGTTATAGTATCTAGAGTACCTGAGTTTGAAAAAGAACTAGAAACCCTTTGTAACCAggagaaaagaaaaagcaaaCTCCAGCAGAGAAATTCAGATAGATCTGATAGAATATCGGTATACTCTGAGAGTCATACTCTATCTAGTACACCTTCTAGCGATCCAGATGCTGTGACACCATCAACTATTGGTTTTAGAGCAGAAGCCATAAGAGATAGGGCCCGTGAAGTCTGTAGGGAATTGCTAGATTATTACGCTTATAGACTAAAAGATAAGATAACTAAAATTACTGTCGAAATTGTAAAGAGTGATTCGACAAAAGATGCTATCACAGGTGCAGCAGGCGTGTATGCTCCAAATTTTCAGATTATTAGTACTGTTAGCACCAATACTCAAATCAAATTCCGGAATGGTAATGTGAAACTACCATTTTTTGTCTTAAAACATTACCCAATGCCAACATTTCTAATCCCATTTGAATTCATTGACCCCAGTCTCCTAGATAAGGATTATTTATCACCAGAGTCACACGGTTCAGTTAAAGTGTCTTATGTAGATGATTACGAACGTGTTGACCTTGACAGCAGATTAACCTGGCTTGACCAAGTGATTAAGAAGACGACAAAGAATCCTTACGCCCAAAACTCTGATAAGCCTATTGATCCCATCTGTGACTCAGATAGTGAAGCAGAATCTGTTGCATCGTTTACTGGTGATCTTCCTATTCAAGACAAGAAACGTTATGAAGAGTTTGAACATTTGGGATATGTGATGCCAGCACCAATGAGGCAACTACTCGCcaaaagatcaaaattaGTTTATGATATAGATGGTAAACGATTAGCACCTGATAACACCTCTCGTGGCTCTGGCCGTAGCTCAAGGTTGTATTTGAATGATGGTGGAATGTATCGAGTTAAATCTATGGTAGATTCTGTCCAGACTTCAGAGACGGATGGTGAAAATGACCGTTCTAAGATGAATCAGAACACCCTAAATAATACTGGTATTCGAAAAGTGAAGTCCTCTGGTGGTCCTATTTTCCTGACACCACCTATGCCGGGATCAACTAATCGTCCTCCAAAGGGAAGAAAGCATAGTGATACTTCCCTCAAGAAGGCTAAAAGTCATGATCCCACGTCAAAAAGCAGTACACCGCTTTCACTACCCAGAGCAAGTTCCAATGGCAAATCTAAGAAAACTGATAGTAGCAAGAATTCGAGCTCAAGTTCCAGTAAGAAGAGCATTGGATCGATGTTCAAGAAAGTATTTTGGTAG
- the PFK1 gene encoding 6-phosphofructokinase subunit alpha (CAGL0F08041g~Putative phosphofructokinase, alpha subunit; increased protein abundance in azole resistant strain) translates to MLHQDNCYGVAFRAIATADEELFKQTVRFYHSLGFSTIKDFNKFKHGENVVLASGTSDDSLREVWLESFKLSETDSLGFRVPQQEASNKAQSQGAFVKVRLVMHEPLKDVYSTAQTSHITYFSADLPAIAKEFGDKVTKVSDSVLQMNDPMGNQLSFTSFASPLDEKPTNMDAFLKPLEKEDDITASQSTDAVNQLKESLQSGSNLQKKKKIAVMTSGGDSPGMNAAVRAVVRTGIHYGCDVFAVYEGYEGLLRGGKYLKKMHWEDVRGWLSEGGTLIGTARSMEFKKREGRKRAAGNLISQGIDALVVCGGDGSLTGADLFRSEWPSLVEELVKDGTFTSEQVAPYRNLTIVGLVGSIDNDMAGTDSTIGAFSALERICEMVDYIDATAKSHSRAFVVEVMGRHCGWLALMAGIATGADYIFIPERAVPHGQWQDELKEVCQRHRNKGRRNNTIIVAEGALDDQLNPVTAEDVKDVLVDLGLDTKVTILGHVQRGGTAVAHDRWLATLQGVDAVKAVLEMTPETPSPLIGILENKIIRMPLVESVKLTKSVATAIENKDFDKAISMRDTEFIELYENFLSTTVKDDGSEMLPVTERLNIGIVHVGAPSAALNAATRAATLYCLSHGHKPYAIMNGFSGLIQTGEVQELSWIDVENWHNMGGSEIGTNRSVAAEDMGTIAYYFQKNKLDGLIILGGFEGFKSLKQLRDSREQYPIFNIPMVLLPCTISNNVPGTEYSLGVDTCLNALVNYTDDIKQSASATRRRVFVVEVQGGHSGYIASFTGLVTGAVSVYTPEDPISLKSIREDLSLLKENFRHDKGENRNGKLLVRNEQASSIYSTELIADIISESSKGRFGVRTAMPGHAQQGGAPSSKDRVIASRYAVKCIKFIEQWNKKNKATALDKDAKVLRFKFDKHGAKIPTVEHEDDSAAIICVNGSHISFKPIASLWENETNIELRKGHEVHWTEFNEISNILSGRLRLRAEVEASNNRV, encoded by the coding sequence ATGCTACATCAGGATAACTGTTATGGTGTAGCTTTCAGGGCTATCGCCACTGCTGATGAAGAGCTATTTAAGCAAACAGTGCGTTTCTATCACAGTCTGGGTTTCTCCACCATCAAGGACTTCAACAAGTTCAAGCACGGTGAGAACGTCGTTCTAGCGTCTGGTACTTCCGACGATTCCTTGAGAGAGGTCTGGCTGGAGTCCTTCAAGCTAAGTGAAACCGACTCTCTAGGGTTCCGTGTCCCACAACAGGAGGCCTCTAACAAGGCCCAAAGCCAAGGTGCCTTCGTCAAAGTTCGTCTGGTCATGCACGAACCTTTGAAGGACGTATACAGCACTGCACAAACCTCCCACATCACTTACTTCTCCGCTGACCTTCCAGCCATCGCCAAGGAGTTCGGCGACAAGGTCACCAAGGTCTCCGACTCCGTCCTGCAGATGAACGACCCAATGGGCAACCAATTGAGCTTCACCTCATTTGCATCTCCTCTAGACGAAAAGCCAACTAACATGGACGCTTTCTTGAAGCCTCTAGAGAAGGAGGACGACATCACCGCTAGCCAAAGCACCGACGCCGTCAACCAACTAAAGGAGTCCCTACAAAGTGGCTCCAACctacaaaagaagaagaagatcgCCGTCATGACTTCCGGTGGTGACTCTCCAGGTATGAACGCCGCCGTTCGTGCTGTTGTCCGTACCGGTATCCACTACGGTTGCGATGTTTTCGCCGTTTACGAAGGTTACGAAGGTCTATTGAGAGGTGGTAAgtacttgaagaagatgcaCTGGGAAGATGTCAGAGGCTGGCTAAGCGAGGGTGGTACTTTGATCGGTACCGCTCGTTCCATGGAATTCAAGAAGCGTGAAGGTCGTAAGAGAGCTGCCGGTAACTTGATTTCTCAAGGTATCGACGCTCTGGTcgtctgtggtggtgacgGTTCTCTAACCGGTGCCGACCTTTTCAGATCCGAATGGCCATCCTTGGTTGAAGAATTAGTCAAGGACGGTACTTTCACCAGCGAACAGGTCGCCCCATACAGAAACTTGACCATTGTCGGTTTGGTCGGTTCTATCGATAACGATATGGCTGGTACTGACTCCACCATCGGTGCCTTCTCCGCTTTAGAAAGAATCTGTGAAATGGTTGACTACATCGATGCCACCGCCAAGTCTCACTCCAGAGCCTTCGTTGTCGAAGTTATGGGTAGACATTGTGGTTGGTTAGCTTTGATGGCTGGTATCGCTAccggtgctgactacatTTTCATCCCAGAAAGAGCTGTTCCACACGGTCAATGGCAAGATGAGTTGAAGGAAGTCTGTCAAAGACACAGAAACAAGGGTAGAAGAAACAACACCATCATCGTTGCTGAAGGTGCTCTCGATGACCAATTGAACCCAGTTACTGCCGAAGACGTTAAGGATGTCTTGGTTGATCTAGGTCTAGACACCAAGGTTACTATCCTTGGTCACGTTCAAAGAGGTGGTACCGCTGTCGCTCACGACAGATGGTTGGCCACTTTGCAAGGTGTTGACGCTGTCAAGGCCGTTCTAGAAATGACCCCAGAGACCCCATCTCCATTGATTGGTATCCTAGAAAACAAGATCATTAGAATGCCATTGGTTGAATCTGTCAAGTTGACTAAGTCTGTTGCTACAGCAATTGAAAACAAGGACTTTGACAAGGCTATTTCCATGAGAGACACTGAATTCATCGAACTGTATGAAAACTTTTTGTCTACTACTGTTAAAGATGATGGTTCTGAAATGCTGCCAGTTACTGAAAGATTAAACATCGGTATTGTCCACGTTGGTGCTCCATCCGCAGCTTTGAACGCTGCCACTCGTGCTGCCACTCTATACTGTTTGTCTCACGGTCACAAGCCATATGCCATCATGAACGGTTTCAGTGGTCTAATCCAAACCGGTGAAGTCCAAGAGTTGAGCTGGATCGATGTTGAAAACTGGCACAACATGGGTGGTTCCGAAATTGGTACCAACAGATCTGTTGCCGCTGAAGACATGGGTACCATCGCTTACTACTTCCAAAAGAACAAGCTTGATGGTTTGATCATTTTGGGTGGTTTCGAAGGTTTCAAGTCTTTGAAGCAACTACGTGACAGCAGAGAGCAATACCCAATCTTCAACATCCCAATGGTTCTATTGCCTTGTACCATTTCTAACAACGTCCCAGGTACTGAATACTCCTTGGGTGTTGATACCTGTTTGAATGCCCTAGTTAACTACACTGATGACATTAAGCAATCTGCCTCTGCTACCAGAAGAAGAGTCTTCGTCGTTGAAGTTCAAGGTGGTCACTCCGGTTACATTGCTTCTTTCACTGGTTTGGTTACTGGTGCTGTCTCTGTATACACTCCAGAAGATCCAATCAGCCTAAAGTCTATCAGAGAAGATCTTTCATTGTTGAAGGAGAACTTCCGTCACGACAAGGGTGAAAACAGAAACGGTAAGTTGTTGGTTAGAAACGAACAAGCTTCCAGCATTTACAGCACTGAGTTGATTGCTGACATCATTTCTGAATCCAGCAAGGGTAGATTTGGTGTTAGAACTGCTATGCCAGGTCATGCTCAACAAGGTGGTGCTCCATCCTCTAAGGATCGTGTTATCGCCTCCAGATATGCTGTTAAGTGTATTAAGTTCATTGAACAATggaacaagaagaacaaggCCACTGCTTTGGACAAGGATGCTAAGGTTTTGAGATTCAAGTTTGACAAGCACGGTGCTAAGATTCCAACTGTTGAACACGAAGATGACTCTGCTGCCATTATCTGTGTCAACGGTTCTCACATCTCCTTCAAGCCAATCGCTTCTCTATGGGAAAACGAAACCAACATTGAGCTAAGAAAGGGTCATGAAGTCCACTGGACCGAATTCAACGAAATCAGTAACATCCTTTCCGGTAGATTGAGATTGAGAGCTGAAGTCGAAGCTTCTAACAACAGAGTTTAA
- the YAP1802 gene encoding Yap1802p (CAGL0F08063g~Ortholog(s) have role in endocytosis and cellular bud neck, cytosol, prospore membrane localization) has translation MALNKLVKGATKIKMAPPKDKYVGPILQDTSTSRHSMQEAVQLLGQRIAGSNEWTIVFKSLIMLHLMIQYSEQSEARGFDDDDDYYGGNRRKGDGSPILDYMSRNLDFFNSTRKILSSSKWSRDDIKVIERYNQYLKIRCKEYDLCNGTDYVKVGFNIAMKYRRERSQQNLGNKNISISTELDHVESLENTITALIKNRFSQIDLQNDLILYTFKMLVTDLLPLYNSLNGGVIALLESFFELDRAEAKRTLELYKSFVDLTDHVVNYLKIGKSVGLKIPVIKHITTKLISSLEDHIRNEERGGAKLNSQRKVSSNTTAYGDESNRNANQPGTLQRSETTSSMAQQKLEQIREQKKILEQQLQNQQVLITPTVPQEPYVNNPFTPSAADTFSFEPTGSNPFAPQMTSPQMMMQQQQPQAQPQQPMQTSPMPMVQQGTSMYVGNQMSGFTGGNVNGIQQQSPQQPLAQQPLRTGSNNPFALENMAQYETVENPFGTAHMPTIQEVDMQQMQMQQPVTYAMIPVQITNPFQQQQQQM, from the coding sequence atgGCACTGAACAAGCTGGTCAAAGGTGCCACCAAGATCAAGATGGCACCGCCCAAGGACAAGTACGTCGGTCCTATCCTGCAGGACACGTCCACTTCACGCCACTCCATGCAGGAGGCAGTGCAGCTGCTTGGGCAGCGGATAGCGGGGTCTAACGAGTGGACCATAGTGTTCAAGTCTCTCATCATGCTGCACTTGATGATCCAGTACAGCGAGCAGAGCGAGGCCAGGGGTTTCGACGACGACGACGACTACTACGGCGGGAACAGGCGGAAGGGGGACGGGTCGCCTATACTGGACTACATGTCCCGGAACCTGgacttcttcaacagcACGAGAAAGATCCTCTCCTCATCGAAGTGGTCGCGGGATGACATCAAAGTGATAGAGAGATACAACCAGTATTTGAAGATCAGATGCAAGGAGTACGACCTGTGCAACGGTACAGACTACGTGAAAGTGGGTTTCAATATTGCAATGAAGTATAGACGTGAGAGAAGCCAACAAAACTTGGGAAACAAGAACATCTCGATCTCGACGGAACTGGACCACGTCGAGTCCCTAGAGAACACCATCACTGCATTGATCAAGAACAGATTCTCTCAGATAGACCTACAGAACGATCTGATCCTATACACATTCAAGATGCTAGTCACCGATTTGCTGCCTTTGTACAATTCTTTGAACGGGGGTGTTATCGCATTGCTGGAGTCGTTCTTTGAACTAGACAGAGCCGAGGCTAAGAGAACCTTGGAACTATACAAGAGCTTCGTAGACTTAACGGACCATGTGGTTAATTACTTGAAAATCGGCAAATCTGTCGGGCTGAAGATACCTGTCATCAAGCATATAACAACTAAGCTGATATCATCACTGGAGGACCATATCAGAAATGAGGAAAGGGGAGGTGCGAAACTGAATAGCCAAAGGAAAGTGTCATCCAACACAACCGCATATGGAGACGAAAGCAATAGGAATGCGAACCAACCAGGTACATTACAAAGAAGCGAGACCACTAGCAGCATGGCGCAGCAAAAACTCGAGCAAATCCGggaacaaaagaagatcCTGGAACAACAGTTACAGAACCAACAAGTGCTAATAACACCTACAGTGCCTCAAGAACCATATGTCAACAACCCATTCACGCCGTCTGCTGCTGACACGTTTAGTTTCGAGCCTACGGGCAGCAATCCATTTGCTCCTCAGATGACCTCCCCTCAGATGATGAtgcagcagcaacagccACAGGCACAGCCACAGCAACCCATGCAGACATCACCGATGCCAATGGTACAGCAAGGCACAAGCATGTATGTGGGCAATCAAATGTCTGGCTTCACGGGAGGCAACGTTAACGGCATACAGCAACAATCACCACAACAACCATTAGCGCAACAGCCGTTGAGAACCGGTTCAAACAACCCATTCGCGTTGGAGAACATGGCACAATACGAAACCGTGGAGAACCCATTTGGCACTGCACACATGCCCACGATACAGGAGGTAGATATGCAGCAAATGCAGATGCAACAGCCTGTAACATACGCGATGATCCCCGTGCAGATCACCAACCCATtccagcaacagcaacagcagaTGTGA
- the PEX21 gene encoding Pex21p (CAGL0F08019g~Ortholog(s) have role in positive regulation of binding, protein import into peroxisome matrix and cytosol, peroxisome localization), producing the protein MSQYCAADPIQRMVSRKGPYLDTQQQRVYKHRSGTGHGTNIRQPTTGIVEATFLQNNSGMNAVHPTTLNVQTHNAHATGRTIAKSVDTNSWVNDFSSMKVQDPLEFADSYKNLYKQYEQKQFHNTVPAQCPRNLYIPTVTRPQTTLNIVDHHEDKSSAVDQLIDDEFEKIEEEVKDQNQKLEFQESAQSFIEICERSQMKEKLQRSKFFQVMQKVSDGEATIRQDGENYVIR; encoded by the coding sequence ATGAGTCAATATTGTGCGGCGGACCCAATACAGCGCATGGTGAGCAGGAAGGGACCATACCTAGATACCCAACAACAGCGGGTCTACAAGCATCGTAGCGGTACTGGTCATGGTACCAACATCAGGCAGCCAACTACAGGAATTGTGGAGGCTACTTTCCTGCAGAACAACAGTGGTATGAATGCGGTGCATCCAACAACATTAAACGTACAGACACACAATGCGCATGCAACTGGACGGACCATAGCTAAATCTGTAGACACAAACTCATGGGTGAACGATTTCTCGTCCATGAAAGTACAGGATCCATTAGAGTTTGCCGACAGCTATAAGAATCTATATAAGCAATACGAACAGAAACAGTTTCACAACACAGTGCCGGCACAATGTCCCAGAAACCTGTACATACCAACTGTAACTCGGCCACAAACGACTCTTAATATTGTTGATCATCACGAGGACAAGAGCTCGGCAGTAGATCAACTGATAGATGATGAATTCgagaaaattgaagaagaagtaaaGGACCAAAACCAGAAACTAGAATTCCAAGAAAGTGCTCAAAGTTTTATAGAGATATGCGAGCGTAGTCAAATGAAGGAAAAACTTCAGAGGTCTaaattctttcaagttATGCAAAAGGTAAGTGATGGAGAGGCCACAATCCGCCAGGATGGTGAAAACTATGTAATAAGGTAA
- the KEL2 gene encoding Kel2p (CAGL0F07997g~Ortholog(s) have role in conjugation with cellular fusion, negative regulation of exit from mitosis, regulation of cytokinesis, regulation of formin-nucleated actin cable assembly, regulation of vesicle-mediated transport): MTSFLFRRLTRRKKNKDPKEKNKEKSNRGNLRISKVPPPAEKYPTPPRAKNQYVIPTITDDPAVLNSPSTSVRIPRAPMFADIDYDNITERKAKRLSRTDRSVRYSHRHSSRRISMLISKLEEDKKKTVSLDSSDINVRYSFRDSALSRLQEVLDEANESPWGRTRLMSSPLPRYRHIASTYATPDNRIFVMGGLHGELVYGDTWMLTANSDSTNFTTQVIDLTVNTPPPRVGHAATLCGNALVIFGGDTHKLNSEGLLDDDLYLFNVDSHRWTIPTPIGTRPLGRYGHQVSVIATTPKKAKLYLFGGQLDDNYFNDLAMYDLSDFRNPHSRWQFLKSKAFTPPPLTNHTMVAYDYKLWVFGGSSRGELQNQLYVYIPDLNEWRCLETEGDKPQPIQEHSATIYKNLMCVFGGKNKDDEYQNTMYFLNLQTLKWYRLDTSHCNEPLPRSGQSMSLMQNDKILIMGGDKNDYCVNGANLNDIDEYDRGYGVASYTLDLKNLNDYCPGVFSIERPANLTHVAKNPEARYSMASPGPNILTPYLQQVRQLNRLLSTASMSPKTPSPMISKALPESSEKEDISKDQAENTSGSTQSPPAGLLGTSEAPQSGRSENESVFEDAFPASHLSESSSPQQSEISIVENKKQNNPFITNPLGTINSSIIELNKANTSQLPIEGTRSVILSQDTVEQLQQDLEELRIMEESNETVSDNKLKQLKMEIDNLRNKDVVEDTTKSTLDDLNEKFKRLEQGKDALRSKMSKLDSMFENNEHHKATEHTGYALLNLNSKASRNKDTDLDDSNQHLVSIDAEKVADELLLIGDKREDSSASDKSESFTLTESNQPETSNGDFIYNDANKNGKTSLERKTVPRKMPVDKKRVKRRTILFHSQKHKEMMEELTKQLDMLTYDSQEMASSEIDSNSSYKLENQMPVMPGNFPQTM, translated from the coding sequence ATGACTTCATTTCTATTTAGAAGGCTAACCAggaggaagaaaaataaagacCCCAAGGAGAAAAATAAGGAGAAATCCAATAGGGGCAATCTCAGAATCTCTAAAGTCCCACCACCAGCGGAAAAATATCCAACACCACCAAGAGCCAAAAACCAGTATGTCATCCCTACAATTACGGATGACCCAGCGGTTCTAAATAGTCCTAGCACTAGTGTCCGCATACCCAGGGCTCCCATGTTTGCTGACATTGACTATGACAATATAACAGAAAGGAAAGCGAAAAGACTGAGTCGCACCGATCGGTCAGTCCGCTATTCACATCGCCATAGTAGCAGAAGAATATCAATGCTGATCTCAAAATTGGAAGAGGACAAGAAAAAGACAGTTTCACTAGATAGCTCTGACATAAATGTGCGCTATTCCTTTAGAGACTCTGCACTTTCAAGATTACAAGAAGTACTGGACGAGGCCAATGAATCACCATGGGGCCGTACACGATTGATGAGTTCTCCTCTACCACGTTATAGACATATTGCCTCCACTTATGCAACTCCTGATAATCGTATTTTTGTCATGGGTGGTTTACACGGCGAGCTTGTATATGGTGATACTTGGATGTTAACAGCAAATAGCGATTCCACAAATTTCACTACACAAGTAATAGATTTAACAGTAAATACTCCTCCACCTAGGGTTGGGCATGCCGCAACATTATGTGGGAATGCCCTAGTAATATTTGGTGGTGACACTCACAAACTGAATTCAGAAGGTCTTTTGGATGACGACCTTTATCTGTTTAACGTCGATTCACATAGGTGGACGATTCCAACACCAATAGGGACAAGACCATTGGGGAGATATGGCCACCAGGTCAGTGTTATTGCAACAACCCCAAAGAAAGCGAAACTATATCTGTTTGGCGGTCAATTAGATGACAACTATTTCAATGATTTGGCCATGTATGATTTATCAGACTTCAGGAACCCACACTCCCGCTGGCAATTCCTCAAATCCAAAGCATTCACACCACCACCACTAACGAACCATACTATGGTTGCTTATGACTATAAACTTTGGGTGTTTGGTGGATCATCACGAGGTGAACTCCAAAACCAATTGTATGTTTATATTCCTGATCTGAATGAATGGAGATGCTTAGAGACAGAAGGTGACAAACCTCAACCAATTCAAGAACACTCTGCAACAATATATAAGAATCTGATGTGTGTCTTTGGTGggaaaaataaagatgacGAGTACCAGAATACCatgtatttcttgaatttaCAAACACTGAAATGGTACAGGTTAGATACTTCTCATTGCAATGAACCCCTTCCTCGTTCGGGCCAATCTATGTCATTGATGCAAAATGATAAGATATTAATTATGGGCGGCGACAAGAATGACTATTGTGTTAATGGTGCCAACTTGAACGATATTGATGAATACGATAGAGGATATGGTGTGGCCTCTTATACCCTTGACCTAAAAAACCTAAATGACTATTGTCCAGGAGTGTTTTCAATCGAACGCCCAGCTAACCTGACTCATGTTGCTAAGAACCCAGAAGCCAGATACTCCATGGCATCACCAGGACCTAATATTCTAACACCATATCTTCAACAAGTACGTCAACTAAATAGATTACTATCCACTGCAAGCATGTCACCAAAAACACCATCGCCAATGATTTCGAAAGCATTGCCAGAATCATCAGAGAAGGAGGATATATCTAAGGATCAGGCGGAGAACACTAGCGGATCAACCCAAAGTCCTCCAGCAGGTCTATTGGGCACAAGTGAAGCACCTCAGTCTGGTAGATCAGAGAATGAATCTGTATTTGAAGATGCTTTTCCAGCAAGCCATCTGTCAGAGTCATCCTCCCCTCAACAATCAGAAATTTCCATTGTAGAAAATAAGAAACAGAATAATCCTTTTATAACCAATCCGCTAGGCACTATTAACTCAAGTATAATTGAGTTAAATAAAGCTAATACCTCTCAATTGCCAATAGAAGGTACAAGATCAGTGATATTGTCTCAAGATACTGTTGAGCAATTGCAGCAAGATTTAGAGGAATTGAGGATTATGGAAGAATCAAATGAAACTGTTTCCGACAACAAGTTAAAGCAATTAAAGATGGAAATAGACAACTTAAGAAATAAGGATGTTGTCGAGGACACCACCAAATCGACACTAGATGATCTCAATGAGAAGTTTAAACGTCTTGAACAAGGTAAGGATGCTTTGAGGAGCAAGATGTCCAAGTTGGATTCAATGTTTGAAAACAATGAGCATCACAAAGCGACCGAGCATACAGGATATGCACTTTTAAACTTGAACTCTAAAGCATCTAGAAATAAAGATACTGATCTGGACGACAGTAATCAGCATTTGGTATCCATTGACGCAGAAAAAGTAGCGGATGAGCTATTATTGATTGGGGACAAGAGGGAAGACTCCAGTGCTAGTGATAAAAGTGAAAGCTTCACCCTGACTGAATCCAATCAACCAGAAACATCCAACGGTGATTTCATCTACAATGATGCCAATAAGAATGGTAAAACATCTTTAGAGAGGAAAACAGTCCCTAGAAAGATGCCTGTGGATAAGAAAAGAGTCAAGAGAAGAACCATCCTGTTCCACTCTCAAAAGCATAAGGAGATGATGGAGGAGCTAACCAAACAGCTGGACATGTTGACTTACGACAGTCAAGAGATGGCTTCTTCGGAAATTGACAGCAACTCTTCCTATAAATTAGAAAACCAGATGCCAGTAATGCCGGGCAATTTCCCACAGACTATGTAA